GAAGAATTATTGTTTGATCATTAGGATATGAAGCATAAAAAGTATTATCTGGAAAATGTGACATAGGAGAAAAATCGCGAATCTGATTAGATTCAAAATGAAAAACAGAATAAGTAGGTAGAGAAGAAATATCTTGAAAAACTTCTAAACTTGAAATTTCATTATTAGCTAAATTAACAACAAAATAAGATGAAGTATCATATTCCTGCCAATTCATAAAAATAGGCTTTAAAGGATCTAAATCAACAATAGAATTATGAGCAAGATTTATACTCCTCAGATTTAAAGCATATTGAAGCCCCTCCACCGAAGATATATTATTATTGTTTGAACTAATTTCAGTTAATTTTAACAAGTTTTCTTTGGTTAAATCAGAATCTGAAGTTAATCCTAAACTTTTCTTCACAGTATCTCTAAGATTAACATCTGGAATGTTAACAATATCAGATGAATCAGCAGAAACATTAGTAAACCCCAAACTAAATATTAAGATAACTGATAACATAAATAACAATATTTTTCTTCTCATAATTTCCCTCCAAATAATGCATATAGTTTCGCTTGCGTATAATTTCACTAATAATAGCAAGAAACATCCATAATGACAAGCAGTTTGATTTGAACAATGAAAGCTCTCTCAAATTCTGGTTCTGAAAGGATATCGACATTTTTGTATAAAGAATCTATATTTTCAGTATTTTTGTAACGAAAAAAACTTATAAGTAACAAATACTTTTAGCATAGATACCTGAATGAACAAAATAGGACAAAGAAATTATTTATCATGACTCTTTATTTTGAGTAACTCTGTTGAACACTAAAAACCTTACAACAGCAAGTTTCACAAAATGATCCATTACCTATACCTTATTGTGGTTCCTCTATTAAAATTTTATCGCTTCAGGAATATAGCTTTACAGAAATTGTTTACAGGTCTAAATATTTTTATTAACTGGCTATAGATATTTTATAGGATTTTGATTATTCCAATCTTGAGCTTCCTTTAACAGATACGTTAGCTCTGAAACTTCGCTTTTGGGAACAAATAAATTACTTTCATTTTATCAAATCTAATTCGATTATTTACCATTAAAGACGGGTTAGCCACCTTCATTATAACTAATTTCTTGTTATAAGAATTTACTTTAATAATATATTGTATATTATCTTTCTTATCTTTACTAGTTACCCAATCACCTAAAGACTGATCATCTCACTCTTTTTGACTTAGATTAGGATTTAAAGAAACTAATAGTATTTTCTTAGAGCTTTCAAGTATTATACGTTCTTTAGAATTTAAATCAGTTTTTACTCAGTTCTGCTATCTCATCAAGATTAAGTATTCTGGTATAGTTACTCGATTTGCTCCAGTCATATTTTGAATGGGCGTTATTGGCTTCCGCTTTACAGTATTATATCTTTAATACGAACGTTTAGCTGAACATAGATTTCGTTATGACTTTTTGAACACTATATAGCTAAAACTGATTCTATTATCTAAAAATGTAAAAAAGAACTGGCATTCTAATTTTCCAGTTCTTTCTTTATTCGATAAATAGTCTTACATTTGTCTGTTTTTTTTAAATTACGCAATGCTTATTCCGACGAACAACATATATTTCAATTTTACAATGAGGATTTTTAAGGGATTATTCCTCATCAGGTGGAGTCGAGAATACATAAGCTAATATTCTATAGGTTATTACTATATTTTCAGAATCAACAATTCCTTCTCGATTATCTGGTATTTGGTTATAATTTTGCCAATACCTTATTCCACTGTAACTTGTATCTTCATTTACAGAACCAACTTGTGACACTTCATTTCCTTCTGCATCTAATATCTTGAATGTCATTTTCTCTGGTAAAGAATATGTTTCATCTATTTTACTTTGTAAAACAATGTTAGGTACTTGTTCTCCTTGGTTGTATAGTTGTTTATTATAGTCTAACTGCATATGATATTTATCCAGATTAGGGTATCTAGGGATAAGAGAACCATTTTTATACGTCATTAAATTATACAGAGTAAACGGATTCCCATCACTATCAATAAACTTAATGGTAATTGTAGCGTCCTGTACTTCTTTATTGTAAACAAATCTTACTTCTTGCTTTTGCTGTTTGATTACCCCTTTAATATTACTTGGTAATTTTGTTGTATCTAATGTATATCCTTCAATTTTCAACTGATAATTGTCTGTGGATGCGTCGTAGAGGTCGCCTATATTCCCACTAATTATTTGTGATTCATGTATCTCATTTCCTTCTTGATCCACATAATTAATAAGAATGTTTCCTTCCGCAACAGGCACTTTTGTATACACATATGTTACAACTTGAGTTGTTTCACTAATGACCCCCTTTGGATTCCCCTCTACTCTTTTGTAACTATAACCTTCAATATCTTTGAGTGTTGTTTCAAATGTTTTCCCAAGAGTTCCCTCTAAGATTTCACTAGGGATTAGTGTATCTCCGTTCTCATTTTGATAATTAACGATTACTGTTCCTTTTTTTTCAGGAATGGGAACATTATTGTTATCAAACGTATGAATATACCCTATATAAGTGTAGCCTGATATAACTTCTGGTTTTTTTGTCTCTTTCGTTCCTTTAGGCGCAATTACAGATACAGGTTCTCTCAAATACTCTTGTTCTATTGCATAAGCAAACGAACTTGTGAATCCACTTCCGCCTAAGAAAATAAAGATTAATAAAAAATGCTTTCTTTGTTTCTTTTTCCAACTAAAAAAGACAATGCTTCCCAAAATAAAAGCAGAACCCAAAGTAACTAATCCCTTATTAGAGCCAGTATCTCCTGTTTTCAGTAGCATTTTATTTCCAGAAACATTACTGTTTTTATTCTGTTCAGTTTTTAAATCTTCTTTTTGATAAACAAATAAATAGTTTTCACTATCGTGTAGATTGGTTTCACTGGGGTTCCCTTGTATGATGTTATTTCTTTGTTCATCCGTCAGCGTATCAATTGAAGCATAATTATACACAATAGTACTGGTTGAATCGTCTTCAGCTGCCAGTACTATTGAGCTACTTAAAAAAGAGAGAAAAAAAACAAAGCCTGCTAACAAACATAGAGTCTTTTTCTTATGCATATAAATCCCCCTTAAAGATATTATTATTTCATTTAAACACAAGTATGGAGAAATTCAAAATAAATTATTTTATTTTACAACAAAATCTATTTAAACTTTATTTAAATGTAATATATTTAAATTGGGCATGGTGAAGTTTACAGTAACTATCTATTTTTTTACACTTCCTTTTCTGCACTTTCTCCCACCATTTTTAGCTATATAGTGTTCAAATAATCATAACGAAATCTATGTTCAGTTAATCCTTCATATTAAAGATATGATACAATAAAACGGACACCAATAACGCTCATTCAAAATATGACTGGAGCATATTGAGTAACTATTTATGAAATAAAGAAAGAACTAGAAAGTAAAGATTCCAATTCTTTTTTACATTTTAAATGATTTGAATAAATCGGCTTAAATTATAAACCGCAAATTATCGAGGCGAGTACACCACCATTTAAAAAGGAAATTGACGTTTGGGTTTTGACTGACTGGGATATGGATCAAAGTATTAAGTCCTAAACTCATCTTAACCGTATTACTCGAACTGTTCATATAAATTCTTTCATGAACAGTTCTTTAGATTGCATTGAATTTAGTGAAACAATCGCTTATTCTAAAATCAAGAAAACGCTTTACAAAAAATATTGATTGGAGAAACCTACATGACACTTACATTTCCAGAAAATTTCCTATGGGGCGCATCTATTTCTGCCCACCAAACAGAAGGAGCATATCAGGCTGACGGTAAAGGCTTAAGCGTTCAAGATACTCGCGAAAGAGATAACCATGAAATTGCAGATTTTACTATTGCTGTGGATCATTATCACCACTATAAAGAGGACATTCGTTTATTAGCTGAGATGGGAATCAAGATCTTCCGCTTTTCCATTGCTTGGACTAGAATTTTCCCAAAAGGACGGGGCGAAGTTAATCAACTAGGAGTACAACATTATAGCGATGTGATCGATGAATTATTAAAATATAACATTCAGCCATATATCACGTTAAATCATTTTGATTTACCCCAAGCCTTAGAAGACGAAGGTGGTTGGAGTAATCGCAGTACCGTAGAGGCCTTCAAAGTTTATGCTGAAACACTGTTTGAAGCTTATGGTGACCGAGTGAAACACTGGCTAACGATCAACGAGCCAAACATCATGTTGCTAGTCGATAAAAAGATTCTAGGGAAAGAAATTCCGCTACAAGAAAAATACCAACAATTCCATCATTTAATGATTGCTGAAAAATATGCATTCAAACGATGCCATGAATTGATCGAAGGCGGACAAATTGGTCCCGTACCAAACATTTCCCTAGTCTATCCAGCAACGAGTAAACCGATGGATAACCAAGCATCACTTTATTTTAATAGCGTTCGGAACTGGGCTTATCTTGATTTCTCTTGCTTTGGTCGTTACAACGCTGTGTTTAAAGACTATTTAAACCGTAACGATATCACAATTGAATTCGCTGCTGAAGATCAAGATTTGATGGAACATCACTTTCCAGATTTTGTGGCAATGAATTTCTACACCACTGTCACTGTAGAAAAACCAACCGAAAAAAATGATATGGCCAATGGTATCAGTGATCAGCAAAGTGAAGACATTATGGAATGGGGCTTCTATAAAGGCTTTACCAATCCCTATTTGCAGAAAAATGAATTCAATTGGACGATCGATCCTGATGGGTTAAAAACTACTTTGCAAACTCTTTATGACCGCTATCATTTACCAATCATCATTACCGAAAATGGTTTAGGTGCCAAAGATGAATTAACAGCAGATGGTAAAATTCACGATTCTTACCGTGTCAACTATCTAGAGCAACATATTGCCCAATGTTTACAAGCTATTGAGGCAGGTGTTGACTTGATTGGGTATAGCCCATGGTCGGCAATCGACTTAATCAGTGTTCATGAAGGTATCAGCAAGCGTTATGGATTTATTTATGTAGATCGTACAGAGCAAGATGAAAAAGAACTCACTCGTTATAAAAAAGATAGTTTTTATTGGTACAAATCCTTGATCAAAACCAATCAACTGCCCTCATAAAGAAAGGAGAAAAAAATGAATAAAGTATTTACTTTTTTAGAAACAAAATTGATGCCGCCTTTGAATAAAGTTGCGAATTTACGCTTTATTCGAGCGATTATGCAAGCTGGGATCATTACGGTGCCTTTTACAATTGTTGGCTCGATTTTTCTGATCATCAATAATTTGCCGCAAATCATTCCGCCACTAGCTCCGTTTTTTGAGAATACGATTTTGAAATTTGCGCCAATTTATAGTGTGGCTACCACGATGTCGATTGGGTCGATCGCCATTTTTTACTGTTTAGCGACAGCTTATTATTTAACCGATATCTACCGGAAAGAAGAAAGTGATGGGCTGAGTAGTTTTGTTGGAGCGATATTGGGGTTATTTGCTTTTTTGATGACTATTGTGCAAACAGATATCGTCGATGGCGGTGCCCAGCTGATTCAAGCGGAAAGTGAAACATCGATTGTTTATAATGGAATTGCACTTGGTGGTTGGGTCACTCGCTTTAGTGGCGTTGGGATTTTTATTGGGATCATTACAGCTGTGATTGCTACTCAAATTTATCGTTGGTGTGTGAAAAAAAATATTACGATCCGAATGCCTGAAGGGGTTCCTGATGGTGTAAGTAAAGCTTTTGCTTCATTGATTCCTGCCATCTTTATTGCATTTGTGATGTTATTTATCAATACAATTTTAGCGGTGTTCCATACCGATTTACATGGATTATTGTCAAAACCATTTGAGTTCGTTAAAGATCTAACAGGTTCTTGGTTGGGAATCATTGTGATCATGCTATTGATCCATCTGCTATGGGCTGTTGGGGTTCATGGAACAGCCGTGATCAAGAATAGTTTTATCAATCCGATTTTATTAGTGGCTTTAACAGAAAATATTGATGGCGGATCAAATATTTTCGCTGGCGACTTTGTCAATATGTATATCTTTATTGGGGGTGCAGGCAGTACGTTGGGGTTGGTTTTGCTGATGATTTTTGCGGCAAAATCTGATCAGCTAAAAGTTCTGGGTAAAGCAGCTGTATTACCTGGTTTGTTTAATATCAACGAGCCTGTGATTTTCGGAGCACCGATCGTTTATAATCCTTATTTGATCATTCCGTTTATTATAACGCCTTTGATCAATGTGACGATTGCCTATTTTGCTTCTTCTCTTGGGTTAGTGAATAAGGTGATTACTGGGATTCCTTGGATTTCGCCTGTGGGAATTGGGGCGTTTCTTGGAACTGGTGGCGATTTTAGAGCTGTATTGATTGCCCTGATTAATTTAGCTGTTTCGATTATTTGTTACTATCCATTTTTCAAGATGTATGATGGAAAATTGTACGGTGAACAGATGGCCGCATTGGAGAAGGATTAATAGAAAAAAGCTAGTGGATCTGTCAAGAGATCCACTAGCTTTTTTTCTGTACGTTCAAATTGTTCCAGTAAGATGGACAATAATCGAATTTACTTTCTAAAAAAACATAAGTCTATTCCGTCGTTTTTACTTCACATGCTATAATTTTGTCGCCAACTTGCCCCAAAAGGGGGTGAGGGTTGTTGGATAAATTGGTATCATTAGTTATTGCGCCTATTTTTGTAGGTTTAGTGATTCAACTAATTTCTCATAGGTTAGATGAAAAAGACAATGACTAAAACAAGTTGCCTATCTAACCCACACATTTGAAATCATAACAAATGTAAACAAAAACCACTCTACCAAGAATAGAGTGATTTTTGTGTATCGTTGGAAAAACTGGTATCGTTTTGTAACATAATTAGAGCAAAAATCATCGTAAAAATCAATCTGATTGGGTATACGATTTATTTATAAGCAGGGCTATCATATGTCATATCTTATTTTACTAGCTTTCACCATAAATCCGTGACACCGTGTACTTATTGATTACAGGTACCAACAAATTCATTACTAAAATCGCGACCCCGATTCCCCCAGGTAAATCCATACTGATCCGCAAAATTGCTGCTAGTACACCGCAGCCAAGCGCAAATATATACTTCCCTTTATCCGTCAACGGTGAAGTCGTATAATCCGTCACCATAAAGACCGCCGCAAAAATCAACGCTCCACTTAACAAATGAGCACTCGTAAAGGCAAAATTAAATGAACTATATAATAAAATTGCCCCATAAAATGAAGCCATTGTAATAACTGGTACCAACGGATTGATAATCTTTCGCGCAATCAAATAACTCGCTGATAAAAGCAAAGCGAACTTGCACGTCTCACCAATTGGGCCACCTAACCCAAACCCCATAAACAAATCAACTAAATCAGGCGTTGTCGGTGAAATCTCTCTCGCAAAATTCCCTAAATCAACTAATGGTGTCGCAGTTGCCACAACATCCGGTTGCGGTGTAACCCAATTCGTGATCCATGGTGAAAAGAATAATTTCAACAACACTCGGGCTGCTACAGCTGGATTCAACCAGTTCCGACCAATTCCACCTGTCAATTGTTTTACTACAATGATCGCAATAAAATCGCCAATAAGTAACGTCCATAAAGGTGCGGTAACAGGTAATGTCAACGCCAATAGCCAACCTGTGATCACGGCACTATAATCATTGATCGTTCCTTTCTTCCAAACGACTTTTTGAAAAATAAACTCAAGTCCGACACACGCAACGATGCTCGCCAACACCATGATGAGCGACCACCAACCAAAAAAGTAAGTTGCGGCAATAGTTGGAAATACCAAAGCAATCATCACTTGTTGCATGATCCACTGAGATGTCCATTTTTCTCTAATATGAGGCCCCATAAATGGCCCTGTACTTGTATATTCTGTGTTTATCATCAGCGACTCCCCAATACTTTCTGCTTTGCTGCTCGAATATCACCTAAAATATCGATTTTTGACGGACAAATATAAGAACAGGCGCCACAATCGATACAATTCAACACACCTAATCGTTTCGTTTCCTCGATATCTCCTGCTCGATAAGCGTTACTGATCGAAATAGGCTGTAAATTAACGGGGCAAGCGTTGATACATTCTGAACAGCGAATACAATTTTGTTCTTCAGGTATTTTCGCTTCTTCTCGAGTCAATCCAAGGATCAAAGAAGTTGTTTTGGTTACTGGTTCGTCTAGACTTTGGATTACTTTCCCCATCATTGGACCACCATTGATCATTTTCATCGGGCTTTCAATAAAACCGCCACACGCTTCAATTACGTGCTCGATTGGCGTACCAATTCTGATACGTAGATTTTGAGGGTGCTTGATTGGGGTACCAGAAACAGTTACTACGCGATCGATTAATGGGCGATTTTCTTTCAATGCATGTAACGTTGCTAACACCGTAGAAACATTCATGATCCCTGCATTTAAATCAATCGGTAATTTCCCAACTGGCAGTTCTCTTCCCAAGACAGCTTTGATCACAATCTTTTCCCCTCCTTGAGGATAATGATTCGGTAAAATGGCTAACTTGATGTGCTTATCATCGATTTTTTCTTTTAGTTTTTGAATCGCCTCTTCTGATGAACGTTCGATTGCAACCACACATTGCTTGATGGAACAGCTTGTTTGAATGAGACGGATTCCTTCGATAAACTCATTAAGTTCTTCAATAATGATTCGTCGATCAGCCGTGACAAAAGGTTCGCACTCCGCTGCATTTATGATCAATGTTTCTATTTGTTGGTGTTCTTTTAAAAGAAATTTTACATCGGTCGGAAAACCAGCTCCACCCATACCGACGATTCCGTTATTTTTGATTGTTTCTACTATGTTTTCGCTAATTAAACGAGGTACTTCATATGTATCTTGAAAATCATTTTTGATGATCACAACGGATACTTCACTATTTCCAATGGTTCTTTCTTCGATTTTTTCAACGGTTCCAGAAACTGAACTATGTATATTGGCTGAAATCAAACCGTCTTTTTCTCCAATCAGTGTTCCGATTTTCACTTTTTGCCCAATGGATACAACGATTTTTGCCGGTTTACCGATGTGCATATTCATTGGTAAAATGATTTGTTTAGGTGCTTGTAAAACTTTGATTGTTTCCAGCTTGGTTGACCATTTATTTTTTGGAACCATCACACCACCAAGTTTTCTTTTGATGTTCAAAATCATTTACTTACCTTCCCTCTACTCTAAATTTTCCGTCTATCTGTATATAAAAAAGTAATAGACTAGTGCAATTGCTACAACGACTAATTGGAGCGTTAAACCCCAAATCTCATATTTTTCTCTTTTCATTTTTTCTCCTGACTTTTTTCTAATAAGTTCAGTTTATCAAGTGGCTTTCCTTTTGAATCACTATTTTTTCCACTAATTGTCTAAAGTTGAACTTGCTATTTCTCAGACAAATCAATGGTTCTCTTTCTCTTAACAAATAAACAGAGTAAACCGTTTTCTTAGTCAATTCATTGCATATTGGTTTGATCCAACTACTCTCAAATCCAATCTTCTCCTGTTATCTGCCTATTTTGATAAGTAATAAATGAAAAAAACACTATTTTGATAGACAAAATAATGTTTTTTATTTAATACTATTTACGTTTCGTTTCAAACAATGGACTAACTGGTTTATTTTCATGGATACGTTTGATGGCATCACCAATTAATTCGCCAACACTGATTTCATCGATTTTGTCGATTTTACGATCATCAGAAAGATAGATAGAATCTGTCACAACTAAGCGTTTGATAGCAGAGTCTTCAATACGTTGTAATGCTGGTCCTGATAAAACTGGGTGTGTACATGACGCATATACTTCTTTTGCTCCAGCTTCTTGTAACGCATTAGCTGCTAATGAAATCGTTCCAGCCGTGTCGATCATATCATCAATCAAGACACAGATCTTTCCTTCTACATGTCCAATAATATTCATAACTTCCGCAACATTCGCTTTTGGACGGCGTTTGTCGATGATTGCGATTGGTGATTTCAAGTATTCCGCAAGTTTACGGGCACGTGTCACACCACCATGGTCAGGAGATACAACGACAACGTCATCGCCTTGAATGCCATGTTCCATAAAGTAATCTGCGATTAATGGAGCGCCCATCAAGTGATCGACTGGAATATCGAAGAATCCTTGAATTTGAACGGCATGTAAATCCAATGTCAACATTCTAGTTGCTCCTGCTTTTTCAAGCATATTTGCTACAAGTTTCGCTGTGATCGGTTCACGAGCGCGCGCTTTACGATCTTGACGTGCATAACCATAATAAGGCATCACAACGTTGATTGTTTTTGCACTGGCACGTTTTAAGGCATCGATCATAATCAATAATTCCATCAAATTATCATTGACTGGACTGCTTGTTGATTGGATGACATAGACGTGAGAACCACGAATACTTTCTTCAATATTTACTTGAATTTCACCATCACTGAATTGAGTGACAGAAGATTTTCCTAATTCGACACCGACAGCTGCAGCGATTTTTTCTGCTAATGGACGATTCGAGTTAAGAGAAAAGATTTTCAATCTAGGATCAAAATAATGTTTTGACATGAGGACCTCCACTTTCTTGTACTGAACAATAGTTTCCTTATAAATAGTAGTCACTTTTTCAAAATAAATCAAGTGATTTTGGGGCATTCCTCCAAAATAATACAATTTTCTAATAAAAATGCACAACTCTGGACACGAAAAAAATGAGTAACATTAAAATATAGTGATTTTGCCATTTTCTTTTAAAAAAATAGCGTAATTTCTAATGACAAGGTTAAAAATATATATTACTATTTAGGAGGTTGATAAAAATGAAAGCGTATTATCATCCTTTTATAAACCGCTAAGGAACTAAAAGTACGTATTATCTAGCTTCATGAGCTGCGGTCTCGTGGAAAAGATAAAAACTGACTGAACAAAACACACTTCAATCAGTTTCCATTATTTTCCACCGATACTAAACAGCTCATTCAGCTTATAATTTGAGGAGGAATTTTGTGAAAAAGTCTGTTTTGAAAAAAGTACAACTTGGGTTACAAGTATTGATGGTTT
The DNA window shown above is from Enterococcus sp. 12C11_DIV0727 and carries:
- a CDS encoding RnfABCDGE type electron transport complex subunit D, which translates into the protein MINTEYTSTGPFMGPHIREKWTSQWIMQQVMIALVFPTIAATYFFGWWSLIMVLASIVACVGLEFIFQKVVWKKGTINDYSAVITGWLLALTLPVTAPLWTLLIGDFIAIIVVKQLTGGIGRNWLNPAVAARVLLKLFFSPWITNWVTPQPDVVATATPLVDLGNFAREISPTTPDLVDLFMGFGLGGPIGETCKFALLLSASYLIARKIINPLVPVITMASFYGAILLYSSFNFAFTSAHLLSGALIFAAVFMVTDYTTSPLTDKGKYIFALGCGVLAAILRISMDLPGGIGVAILVMNLLVPVINKYTVSRIYGES
- a CDS encoding ribose-phosphate diphosphokinase, with amino-acid sequence MSKHYFDPRLKIFSLNSNRPLAEKIAAAVGVELGKSSVTQFSDGEIQVNIEESIRGSHVYVIQSTSSPVNDNLMELLIMIDALKRASAKTINVVMPYYGYARQDRKARAREPITAKLVANMLEKAGATRMLTLDLHAVQIQGFFDIPVDHLMGAPLIADYFMEHGIQGDDVVVVSPDHGGVTRARKLAEYLKSPIAIIDKRRPKANVAEVMNIIGHVEGKICVLIDDMIDTAGTISLAANALQEAGAKEVYASCTHPVLSGPALQRIEDSAIKRLVVTDSIYLSDDRKIDKIDEISVGELIGDAIKRIHENKPVSPLFETKRK
- a CDS encoding MucBP domain-containing protein produces the protein MHKKKTLCLLAGFVFFLSFLSSSIVLAAEDDSTSTIVYNYASIDTLTDEQRNNIIQGNPSETNLHDSENYLFVYQKEDLKTEQNKNSNVSGNKMLLKTGDTGSNKGLVTLGSAFILGSIVFFSWKKKQRKHFLLIFIFLGGSGFTSSFAYAIEQEYLREPVSVIAPKGTKETKKPEVISGYTYIGYIHTFDNNNVPIPEKKGTVIVNYQNENGDTLIPSEILEGTLGKTFETTLKDIEGYSYKRVEGNPKGVISETTQVVTYVYTKVPVAEGNILINYVDQEGNEIHESQIISGNIGDLYDASTDNYQLKIEGYTLDTTKLPSNIKGVIKQQKQEVRFVYNKEVQDATITIKFIDSDGNPFTLYNLMTYKNGSLIPRYPNLDKYHMQLDYNKQLYNQGEQVPNIVLQSKIDETYSLPEKMTFKILDAEGNEVSQVGSVNEDTSYSGIRYWQNYNQIPDNREGIVDSENIVITYRILAYVFSTPPDEE
- the celB gene encoding PTS cellobiose transporter subunit IIC, which codes for MNKVFTFLETKLMPPLNKVANLRFIRAIMQAGIITVPFTIVGSIFLIINNLPQIIPPLAPFFENTILKFAPIYSVATTMSIGSIAIFYCLATAYYLTDIYRKEESDGLSSFVGAILGLFAFLMTIVQTDIVDGGAQLIQAESETSIVYNGIALGGWVTRFSGVGIFIGIITAVIATQIYRWCVKKNITIRMPEGVPDGVSKAFASLIPAIFIAFVMLFINTILAVFHTDLHGLLSKPFEFVKDLTGSWLGIIVIMLLIHLLWAVGVHGTAVIKNSFINPILLVALTENIDGGSNIFAGDFVNMYIFIGGAGSTLGLVLLMIFAAKSDQLKVLGKAAVLPGLFNINEPVIFGAPIVYNPYLIIPFIITPLINVTIAYFASSLGLVNKVITGIPWISPVGIGAFLGTGGDFRAVLIALINLAVSIICYYPFFKMYDGKLYGEQMAALEKD
- a CDS encoding glycoside hydrolase family 1 protein — protein: MTLTFPENFLWGASISAHQTEGAYQADGKGLSVQDTRERDNHEIADFTIAVDHYHHYKEDIRLLAEMGIKIFRFSIAWTRIFPKGRGEVNQLGVQHYSDVIDELLKYNIQPYITLNHFDLPQALEDEGGWSNRSTVEAFKVYAETLFEAYGDRVKHWLTINEPNIMLLVDKKILGKEIPLQEKYQQFHHLMIAEKYAFKRCHELIEGGQIGPVPNISLVYPATSKPMDNQASLYFNSVRNWAYLDFSCFGRYNAVFKDYLNRNDITIEFAAEDQDLMEHHFPDFVAMNFYTTVTVEKPTEKNDMANGISDQQSEDIMEWGFYKGFTNPYLQKNEFNWTIDPDGLKTTLQTLYDRYHLPIIITENGLGAKDELTADGKIHDSYRVNYLEQHIAQCLQAIEAGVDLIGYSPWSAIDLISVHEGISKRYGFIYVDRTEQDEKELTRYKKDSFYWYKSLIKTNQLPS
- a CDS encoding type I toxin-antitoxin system Fst family toxin, translated to MDKLVSLVIAPIFVGLVIQLISHRLDEKDND
- the rsxC gene encoding electron transport complex subunit RsxC translates to MILNIKRKLGGVMVPKNKWSTKLETIKVLQAPKQIILPMNMHIGKPAKIVVSIGQKVKIGTLIGEKDGLISANIHSSVSGTVEKIEERTIGNSEVSVVIIKNDFQDTYEVPRLISENIVETIKNNGIVGMGGAGFPTDVKFLLKEHQQIETLIINAAECEPFVTADRRIIIEELNEFIEGIRLIQTSCSIKQCVVAIERSSEEAIQKLKEKIDDKHIKLAILPNHYPQGGEKIVIKAVLGRELPVGKLPIDLNAGIMNVSTVLATLHALKENRPLIDRVVTVSGTPIKHPQNLRIRIGTPIEHVIEACGGFIESPMKMINGGPMMGKVIQSLDEPVTKTTSLILGLTREEAKIPEEQNCIRCSECINACPVNLQPISISNAYRAGDIEETKRLGVLNCIDCGACSYICPSKIDILGDIRAAKQKVLGSR